A stretch of the Pristis pectinata isolate sPriPec2 chromosome 7, sPriPec2.1.pri, whole genome shotgun sequence genome encodes the following:
- the plcxd3 gene encoding PI-PLC X domain-containing protein 3, with translation MAEVSSESLGVRWADWMSRLPESIHAVPLTALAIPGSHDSFSFYIDESSPVGPEQTDTVQSFVSVFGVVAKRLMRKWLSTQSLSFRKQLQAGIRYFDLHISTKPRDPEHQLYFAHGFYSTTVREGLEEIKAFLVEQPKEAIFLDFNHFYGMQKRHHEELVAMLRECFGERLCPVIFAQEVSLQYLWDKGYQILVFYHNPVALDVTFLWPGQMMPAPCPNTTDPEKLIQFSQASIAERRSKGTFHVSQLVLTPRASTVVKGVTSGLRETIAERALPVIIRWIRSQKPGENGVNIVTADFVELGEFIGTVIGLNYPAETGGGSTS, from the exons ATGGCAGAAGTCAGCAGTGAGTCGCTGGGCGTGCGTTGGGCAGACTGGATGTCGAGGTTACCGGAGAGCATCCACGCCGTCCCGCTGACTGCGCTAGCCATCCCTG GGTCACACGACTCCTTCAGCTTCTACATCGATGAGTCGTCCCCGGTGGGGCCCGAGCAGACGGACACGGTGCAGAGCTTCGTCTCGGTGTTTGGTGTGGTGGCTAAGCGCCTGATGAGGAAGTGGCTGTCGACCCAGAGCCTCAGCTTCCGGAAGCAGCTGCAGGCGGGGATTCGCTACTTCGACCTGCACATCTCCACCAAGCCCAGGGACCCGGAGCACCAGCTCTACTTCGCTCACGGTTTCTACAGCACCacggtgagggaggggctggaggagatcaAGGCCTTCCTGGTAGAACAGCCCAAGGAGGCCATCTTCCTGGACTTTAACCACTTCTACGGCATGCAGAAGCGTCACCACGAGGAGCTGGTGgcaatgctgagggagtgttTTGGCGAGAGGCTCTGCCCCGTCATCTTCGCCCAGGAGGTCAGCCTGCAGTACCTCTGGGACAAGGGCTATCAGATCCTGGTCTTCTACCACAACCCCGTGGCCCTGGACGTCACCTTCCTGTGGCCAGGGCAGATGATGCCAGCACCCTGCCCCAACACCACCGACCCCGAGAAACTCATCCAGTTCAGCCAGGCCTCCATCGCCGAGCGCCGCAGCAAGGGCACCTTCCACGTGTCGCAGCTGGTGCTCACGCCCAGGGCCAGCACCGTGGTGAAGGGCGTGACCAGCGGCCTGAGGGAGACTATCGCCGAGCG AGCCCTCCCAGTGATCATTCGGTGGATCCGATCCCAGAAACCGGGGGAGAATGGAGTCAACATCGTGACAGCAGACTTTGTGGAACTGGGAGAATTCATCGGGACGGTGATTGGACTTAATTACCCTGCGGAGACTGGAGGGGGGAGCACCAGCTGA